One stretch of Bacteroidales bacterium DNA includes these proteins:
- a CDS encoding DUF2809 domain-containing protein, giving the protein MIKTIVLIVIITALGFSAKLVPHGEATWLSNQLAGLFYVTELSLILYLFFPEHFIILLVIAAFLLTSLVEFMQLWHPAFLEPIRSSFLGHTIIGSTFSWLDFPWYVGGAVLGWLLLKWIKKT; this is encoded by the coding sequence TTGATAAAAACAATTGTGTTAATAGTGATTATCACCGCCCTGGGTTTTTCGGCCAAACTTGTCCCTCACGGTGAAGCTACATGGCTCTCAAATCAGCTGGCAGGGTTGTTTTATGTTACAGAACTTTCTCTTATTCTCTATCTGTTTTTTCCCGAACATTTTATAATTCTGCTCGTTATTGCTGCTTTCCTGCTAACCTCACTGGTTGAGTTCATGCAATTATGGCACCCGGCATTTCTGGAACCTATAAGATCTTCTTTCCTTGGGCACACCATTATCGGGTCAACTTTTAGCTGGCTCGACTTTCCCTGGTATGTAGGTGGTGCCGTACTGGGTTGGCTGCTCTTAAAATGGATAAAAAAGACCTGA